Sequence from the Pecten maximus chromosome 8, xPecMax1.1, whole genome shotgun sequence genome:
TTAGTAAAATTGAGTGCTTAAGTGAAATGCCTTGTTGTTTATAGCTGATGTTAACAATATATGAATTAACATATGTATTgcaatcaatatgaaataaccatttaaaatgtaattgttCAGAAAGATTAGTGGGGAAAAAAGAGCTAACAAACGGAAGACATTAGTTGAAATATCTTATTATAGTTGATAAGGTTTCAATAACACTAATGATCAGAGGTTCGAATTAAGGAACAGTGCTAAAAGTTTATGTATAATTGtctattaaaaatatataattacctccGATAAGGCCGCCCTTCTTCAAACCTCCAAATCCTTTATGCACTGcaaataacaatacaaaataaagtaAAACCCTATACAGTAATAGCCCAGGTATCGTCTTCTCAAGACTGTATCTATTCACATAGAACAGAACGGATTAAATACCTTATGTCTTTAATGTAATACAACTTCCAAAGTACATTTAAGTAATTACATCTTTTTAGCTAAAATTTGttcatatctatatttatacaataaacaGTAATAACTGATATAGCCAAAGCAGTTGGCCAAAAATAATAGTACAAACATGatcaataaattaatatttttactaAAAATCGAACTTAAAAGTTTTGTAAGACTAGGTTTCACTGTTATATCACTGCCTATTCTATAACGATTATCAAATCAAAGAGTATACTTACTTCCCATAAAGCCTCCCTTCTTCATACCTCCGAATCCTTTATGCACTGCAAAGCAACAACAGTCAGTATTAATATACATTATCACTGAAttacaaaattgtataaaatggATACACAGACTTTAACCGAGCTGTCACTATTCTTTTCCTTTTAAGTGTAATTGGCAGTTGCTTATGCACAGACCTTTTGCGTacgttttaaattatttttgacaCATACTTTTTTTTGCCGAATGAATGGAAATAGTGTAATACtatagtggtatatgtatgtactCCATAATACTATACTCACTGATGCCCCCATGTCCTCCCACAAAACCACTTGATATTCCCATTGGCTGGACAAATCCGTTACCATGGCCTCCGACAAAACCTCCTAATCCGTTGTCGAATCCCAACCCATGTCCATGTCCAATACCATGTCCAAGTCCTATTCCATTGCCGTTTCCGAAACTGGTTGCGAAGTCATCATTGGCAAAGGCAACTCCATTTCCAGAAAAAGAGGTTCCTCCGTCTTCACTGATAGCAGAACCACCGTTATTTCCGAAGGCAATTGCGGTTTCATCACCAATGATAGCGCCTCCATTACCTCCAAAGGAGATTCCATTATCCTCACCAATAAGAGCTCCTCCTGCGCTTCCTCTGATGGCTGAGAAATCATCACCAGTAATAGCTTGGAAGGGACCTCCTGAAAATCCAACAACATCGTCACCACCGAAAACTCCACCTGTATTAGATGAAATAATGCCAAAATCATCTTCAAATGGTGAATCGAAACCATTACTAATGGATCTGCCAAATGATTGACCCCCGATCTGTCCGACTCCGATGCTTTGTTGTTGGACAAATCCGTTGCTCATTCCACTGTGTCCTCCGATCAATCCTCCGCTGGAAAGTCCACTGTGCATGCCATTAAATCCTCCAATGAAACCGCCCTTTGAATATCCTCCAAGAATACCACCCTTTCCTCCGATGAGTCCACCTTTGGGGTATCCACCGACGTATCCTCCCTTAAACATTGGTACAGCTATCTTGGGACCTCCCTTAGGGTAACCACCGATGATGGGACGGCGCATCACCTTGTGATATCCACCTCTTGGGTGTCCCATATATCCGCCACCAATTATAAATCCGCCTTTTGGGTATCCATGATGGACTCTGTGTCCGATGTAGCCACCCATTGGATAACCACCTAAAATAGAAAGATAAATTCGATATGAGCGTATTGTTTCAATAACCAGTGATTACGCTGGATGGagaataatacaaaaatataaaatgtttggaCGATATTAAACATTAcccaaaaaatgaaaatccAGACTTAAATTTTGAATACGTAGAATAAAACTAAGGTTTTAGATAGAACAAACTTACCATAATGTTGGGCAAAAGAGACTGCGGCAAGGGAGGCAAGGATAGCAAGGGCGAACATGCTGATCTATCtgtgaaaaaaattacaaatattagTGATATATAATAAGTTAATGGTGTAAGATGCATATCGCTTGCATGATTAGCTTGATTTATTAAGATAATGTCAATGTAAGTTTACCaatatctttataaaaaatGGACAACAATTTGCTTAATTTTATGATATAACATACcatatagatgttttatttgcgtttaagaaaaaatatgatCGGCAAAACTATATCCACGAGAAAGGCTTATATGAAGTGAAAAGCATCTTTATAAATCAATTGTATCAAATAGTCAATTATATCACGGAGTCGTTTTGTCTTAAACTGGCTTGTCATTTCCATCAATCTAATTGTTCCAATTCTTAACGAATGTACATTTGAACTAAACGTGACAGATTAGGCCTTTTGTAAGAGGACAATGAACAAAAACACTGACAATTTCTTACCAGCCTTACATCATGTTGGCACTAAATTAAGACAATAAAGACACACATACCATACCGCTCATTATATGATGAGAAATAACATGTTACATATTGGTAAGAATATTAAGACTAGACTTAAACCGAACAACGCTACAACGTACGAATGTTTCGATAATGCAAGGATGATACCGAGTTTGAAATCATATcatatcaatgtatttttaaCTCGACCCCTCGTGTTAAGTGTGATAACAGAACCAATCTTTAATATATTAGAAAATACGACCGACAGCCATAATCAACTGTGCCTACCTTACATGTTTTATTAGAACATACGACCGACAGCCATAATCAACTGTGCCTACCTTATATGCTTTAAAGATCAATTATAACATAATAAAAAACTGCTACATGTCAATTTTCTATTATTCTGTCTTGAAGTGTAAACAATATTTCCtcttttgaaatgtaaatgatAAACTACAACTAGTCATTGGAGAACTTATTCAGAGATATACTGTAGATAACATATGAACATTCTACAATAAAGCATTAACACGATAGACTAGGTGAACCAGAAATCCTGATCATTTTCAGAGCTGGGTACTTACCTCCTCTAGGATGTCCAGACAGGGAATGATGTTTTGCTGTTAGCACGCCTGCCTTATATACGTGCAGAAACGAACTGACATATCACTGGACACCCCCTCCGGACAGTGGAAAGACAATCGCCTGACAAGTTTACGTAATATAAAGGCGTATTATACGACAATACAGGTAAAGCTGCGATCTTCCACAGATCATCTGTGATATTCATTATTCAGTGTATGAACAGcttaatatatctttttttctattttgagAATAGGATTGACATAAGTGCAAATGTTTATAACAttctttgaaatgtttgcaggaAAACTTCgaataaaagaaaacatttcataCAGTTATCCTGATGTTAATCGAATACAAAGAAGGTATgttatattgaatataattgcacattttaacaaatgtgtaatgttgaaaaaaatatcagggTAAAATGTATGGGAAAATTTAATGGTTAGCACATATACCCGAATTGTATAAAGGacatatttatgaaatataaaaccaTTGATAACATCTGTATTTGTCGAATAACTAGACTGGATGGCAAGgctgtttaattatttttaattgttaGAAAAAATTACCACTTGTTTAACTAATGTGCTATATTTCGAATTCACATTGTCTAATATAACTATAAAtagttatttcattatatatctacctttACATTTTTCACATTCACATAGCTACACTAAATAGATCACGTTAATTTGGGATACCTAAAGAACATCATAGAGTACCGAAAAATTAAAAATCGTTAAAACTGCCGCAAAACAAGAACAAAACTTAATTAAATAGAGAACATTGAAAAAATTTCATTGATAATAGAAGGTTTAAATCAATATGTATGCTGGTTCTTCCTCTCAACAGATAATAAATTGAAcggatgtgttttatataactaGGCACGTGAATTAGTAAAGGGAAGGCCTTTAGGTATGTTATACGGAACACGTAGTGTTATTATTTTCTGTCTGCTGCTATAATCCTCATATGAGTCTATATGTTGTCCGATTAAGGCATTTGATCGATTTTCAGTTAGAGCTTCAGTTTTATTCGTACTTCAGTTTTTTGTGTTGGATGTCAAAACGATGAAGCAGTTGCCGAcatcaaatcaaatatatagaggatattgaatggttttccgtttaatataacacatatttcacgagtatgacagaatacaCGAGTggaaaatatcgaaatattctgtcatacgattgaaatatatgttatattaaacgggaaaccattcaattttctttttattgcatttcatatgcttaaaaacaaaattgaaaacaaaaagtgcgggaatcagtaatgacgtcatctttttgtgacgttactccacgttaacatgacggcgccattttgaaaggactgatcagcgcaatttcagcgttttctgctgttatcggagaatctgcatgaatagctaacgtcaagtaaGTATTTTGATCAAAAactagtcagaatatttcagaaatacagcaaaatacccaatttatctatctccgcttcgactGGAAATTTCAGCAATTTTCAtcgaggtgaatacaaaggtaagctctgattggtcaaaaacgaaaaacatattttcactgcaaaacttatattttcactgcaaaatctttattttcactgcaaattcttatattttcactgcttatagctgcagtgaaaatataagttttatcggtttgataaatttctatatttcactggcaaaaatgcaataaaagcaCATTCTGCTTCATCGCCATCAGTTTTAATTAACAAGACACAGGTTAGTTATAACTGGAATATCAACTATGAGCATTTAAACAAAACTGcttaatatcatattaaaacaaataccgATAGAAATTAGTATTATAGTCGttcaaaaacatataaaatgatTCTAGTTTTCATTACATTAGCAACAGTAATTACAGGAATAAGCACATCATAAATAATCCGTTTCATACCTCAACTATCGAAGCATATGACAATTCGCACATAACTAGTTTTATTGTTATGTCGAGCTATTAAGTCATGTGTAGGCTTGACGTGTTACATCACAGAGGACCGAGTGTTAGACTGCTGCCTGTTGTCTGACAGGAAGGCCAATATGAGTAGTGAGGGGATGTGACGACTGGGATTGCTGTTAAGTAATATCAACACACTCCCTAGATTTGTATAGACAGAAAAGTCCCGTTAACTTTATACACGTGGTACATATTAGAAGATTAATTTGTTGCTTTCTGGTAAAAGTTATCTTGacgtcttttttttttttaggaaataATAGTTTTAGTTTACTATTGGTGCATTCCTTGGTTCCTCCGTGTTCCCGTTTGATGAGTGTGATGGCAATTACTATCTATTTAAACAGAGATATTTACCTGCACGCTGTTGATAAATTCAACGGTTATTGACAGAGCTATCTGATTTAACACGTTTTGCTGctcagacaaaacaaaaattatttggATTTCAGTTATTGCAACTATAAACGTATTCATATATAATAAGCAAAGTATTGATATTGATCATACCAAAAACCATTACATATATTCGAACATATGCATTGgattttaaaaagatttcaaaCAAGTAATAACACAGCCTTATAAATAATGACAcgtgtatttatattttagaaAAGGTATAATTTCTTTTGATCAACACCTTTTCATCTTAgagaaataaataatgtttataccAAACGTCACCATTAAAGTTTTATGTATGAAGATTGACTGCGTCTTTATATATACGAACGAACGAACAAACGACTGGCATTCTCATTAGATTACAACAACTGCCAGTGATAACTGGTTTAAAACGTCTAACGTCAAAGAATAGACACAATTAATTAGGGTATACAATACAAGGAAGCGATATTTAAGTTCCAGAAAATAAATTTTTCGTTTATTTGTCATTGTTGAAACATGGCATGTGGACTGGATAACCTCATTCCCTTATATTGTAGTTACCCGGCAAACAGAACTTGtgaaaaattattatttttatcatttccaGCATAATTTGATGCCGTCGTATTTGTGGCGGTCACTACAGTTAGCGCAGTGCGATGTCGGcatcatttatcattttcatctcCGCCAGCCATCGAGTTAGCAACACGCATGACCTTACGTTAGTAACATTGGACTCCAAATGTCTTTTGTTAACATGTGCACCTGCTTCTGCTGTCGAATTTGTTCCTTTGCGGATATAGGCCATTAAATTTGGATAGCGTTATCAGGGAAATCGTAGAAGTATCCGTGCGATAAGATGATCCAGAGAACGGAATGTAACGTGGTGGACAGGCatttaattatacattgtatgcatTGTGTTGCATATTATTAGGCTTTATAAAGACTTACCAATATGATAGGGGTTACACAGACTAATTTAAACTGGCTAAAGAGATATCCCAGGAGTTTGTGGCAGGGATGTGCATAGTCTAATTAGTAGCCAACACACAAACGCTTGCCAAATCATTTTCTGTGAGTTTAAAGTGGGATTGGTGATTATGGTTCTCCGGGTTGAAGATGTTGGTTACTGTCTTGTCATGGGTGTGAGAGTGGTTTTGATACAAGTAATGCGAACTTTGCTAGGTCAGAGAGCCAATGTCCGACATTAAGCACAGATCTTGCTTTGtgtgtatattttaaatgtgatatttctGCTCTACGTCCAGCCAAGTGTTTAGCTGGAGGACTACTCGGCTTCATGTGCCTCCAAGTTATGAGATTGTACCACTTGACGTTAAATGAGGATAAGGTCATTCAATTCCATAACCTGGTTTTATTATACTTGATTATAAAATGTCATGAAAATAATCGATATTTAGTTATTTGGTTAATATTTCCATACCTGATACATATTCTCGGGGCGCAGGCTATACATGTAAACTTTGTAATCATTATGGTCATTTACAATTTGTAGCCCTTAAGTCTAGTGGACATCTTGCCAACAATTGATGTCATTCCCTGTA
This genomic interval carries:
- the LOC117333337 gene encoding glycine-rich cell wall structural protein-like, giving the protein MFALAILASLAAVSFAQHYGGYPMGGYIGHRVHHGYPKGGFIIGGGYMGHPRGGYHKVMRRPIIGGYPKGGPKIAVPMFKGGYVGGYPKGGLIGGKGGILGGYSKGGFIGGFNGMHSGLSSGGLIGGHSGMSNGFVQQQSIGVGQIGGQSFGRSISNGFDSPFEDDFGIISSNTGGVFGGDDVVGFSGGPFQAITGDDFSAIRGSAGGALIGEDNGISFGGNGGAIIGDETAIAFGNNGGSAISEDGGTSFSGNGVAFANDDFATSFGNGNGIGLGHGIGHGHGLGFDNGLGGFVGGHGNGFVQPMGISSGFVGGHGGIMHKGFGGMKKGGFMGMHKGFGGLKKGGLIGGGY